From a single Thermothielavioides terrestris NRRL 8126 chromosome 3, complete sequence genomic region:
- a CDS encoding caspase-like protein (Shares amino acid sequence identity with the putative metacaspase 1B of Neurospora crassa.) produces the protein MPTVNSNSYVHGNHNAPPPPPQSTQHYGAHGHSFQYSQCTGRRKALLIGINYFNQRGQLRGCINDVRNMSAYLVENYGYKREDMVILTDDQQNPMSQPTKQNILRAMHWLVKDARPNDSLFFHYSGHGGQTKDLDGDEEDGYDEVIYPVDFRQNGHITDDEMHRIMVRPLQAGVRLTAIFDSCHSGTALDLPYIYSTQGILKEPNLAKEAGQGLLSAVSAYSRGDLGGVANNIMGFFKKASGSEDAYARTMAIKTSPADVIMFSGSKDDQTSADATIASQATGAMSWAFITALKKNPQQSYVQLLNSIRDELQTRYTQKPQLSCSHPLEPYGL, from the exons ATGCCGACGGTGAACTCCAATTCGTACGTCCACGGGAACCACAacgcgcctccgcctccgccccaGTCGACACAACACTACGGAGCCCACGGGCACTCGTTTCAATACTCGCAATGTACCGGGCGCCGCAAAGCCCTGCTGATCGGCATCAACTACTTCAACCAGCGAGGCCAGCTCAGGGGGTGTATCAATGATGTCAGAAACATGTCGGCCTATCTCGTGGAAAACTATGGTTACAAGCGCGAGGACATGGTCATCCTCACGGACGACCAGCAAAACCCCATGAGCCAGCCGACCAAGCAGAACATTTTGAGGGCCATGCACTGGCTCGTCAAGGATGCCCGGCCAAACGACTCGCTTTTTTTCCACTACTCCG GTCACGGTGGGCAAACAAAAgacctcgacggcgacgaggaggatggcTACGACGAGGTGATCTACCCCGTCGACTTCCGCCAAAACGGCCACAtcaccgacgacgagatgCACCGCATCATGGTGCGCCCCCTGCAGGCGGGCGTCCGCCTCACGGCCATCTTCGACTCGTGCCACTCCGGCACCGCCCTCGACCTTCCCTACATCTACTCCACCCAGGGCATCCTCAAGGAGCCCAACCTCGCCAAGGAGGCCGGCCAAGGCCTGCTCAGCGCCGTGTCGGCGTACAGCCGCGGCGACCTCGGAGGCGTTGCCAACAACATCATGGGCTTCTTCAAGAaggccagcggcagcgaggaCGCCTATGCGAGGACAATGGCTATCAAGACATCGCCCGCGGATGTCATCATGTTTTCGGGGAGCAAAGACGACCAGACCTC CGCCGACGCGACCATCGCCTCGCAAGCGACCGGCGCCATGTCCTGGGCATTCATCACTGCCCTCAAGAAGAACCCGCAGCAGAGCTACGTGCAGCTGCTCAACAGCATCCGCGACGAGCTGCAGACCCGGTACACCCAGAAGCCCCAGCTCTCGTGTAGCCATCCGCTCG AACCATATGGATTATGA